Proteins encoded together in one Nitrospirota bacterium window:
- a CDS encoding chemotaxis response regulator protein-glutamate methylesterase: protein MAKIRVLTVDDSALMRQVLASLLSKDSDIEVIGSAPDPFIAREKIKALNPDVITLDVEMPKMDGLTFLEKLMRGHPMPVVMVSSLTEAGCQTTLRALELGAVDFITKPKIDLREGMEEIAQDLISKVKAAAIANVKRQASGVRCETKPLTPYPLPLTSGGAMIKTTDRVIAFGSSTGGTEAVKDVLMALPPNTPPIVITQHMPERFTKTWADRMNSLCRISVKEAQDGDSVLPGHALVAPGGYHMTLVRSGARYSVSINQDPPVNRHRPSVDVLFDSVAQYAGANAIGVILTGMGGDGAKGMLAMKQAGAYTIAQDEASCVVFGMPKEAIKLGGVDKVLPLAEIPAAIVACVSKG, encoded by the coding sequence ATGGCCAAGATTCGCGTATTGACCGTTGATGATTCGGCGCTGATGCGGCAGGTGCTGGCCAGTCTTCTGTCGAAAGATTCCGATATCGAAGTCATTGGATCGGCGCCCGATCCCTTCATCGCTCGTGAAAAAATCAAAGCGCTGAACCCGGATGTGATCACTCTCGACGTCGAAATGCCGAAGATGGACGGACTGACATTTCTGGAGAAGCTGATGCGGGGGCATCCGATGCCGGTGGTCATGGTGAGTTCACTCACGGAAGCCGGTTGCCAGACTACTTTGCGGGCGTTGGAGCTCGGCGCCGTAGATTTTATTACCAAGCCGAAGATCGATCTCCGTGAGGGCATGGAAGAGATCGCGCAAGATCTGATCAGCAAGGTCAAGGCCGCCGCTATAGCAAACGTGAAACGTCAGGCGTCAGGCGTCAGGTGTGAGACGAAACCCCTTACCCCTTACCCCTTACCCCTTACGTCCGGAGGCGCCATGATTAAGACGACGGATCGAGTTATCGCCTTCGGCTCCTCCACAGGAGGCACGGAGGCGGTGAAGGATGTGCTGATGGCCTTGCCCCCGAATACCCCTCCGATTGTGATTACCCAACATATGCCGGAGCGATTTACGAAAACCTGGGCTGATCGAATGAATAGTCTCTGCCGCATCTCCGTCAAGGAAGCTCAGGATGGCGACAGTGTCCTGCCGGGCCATGCCCTGGTCGCGCCGGGCGGTTATCACATGACGCTCGTACGCAGCGGAGCCAGATATAGCGTCTCTATCAATCAGGATCCTCCCGTGAATCGTCATCGACCGTCCGTCGACGTGCTGTTCGATTCTGTGGCGCAGTATGCCGGAGCCAACGCCATCGGTGTGATCCTCACGGGAATGGGCGGCGACGGTGCGAAGGGAATGCTGGCGATGAAACAGGCCGGAGCCTACACGATTGCCCAGGACGAAGCCAGTTGCGTGGTGTTCGGTATGCCGAAGGAGGCGATCAAGCTCGGCGGGGTCGATAAGGTCTTGCCGCTGGCGGAGATTCCCGCGGCAATCGTGGCCTGTGTCAGCAAGGGGTAG
- a CDS encoding STAS domain-containing protein, giving the protein MQINERVVPQGIILDVVGDLTYANRGVFKGAVEKAKNAGCRHLIVNLEKVRFVDSAGLGLLVLVSQNLKLIQAQLSVLKPQLYVREIMSLANIPKMIPIYESEDAVITARAA; this is encoded by the coding sequence ATGCAAATCAACGAACGTGTCGTGCCACAAGGGATAATCTTGGACGTGGTGGGAGACCTGACCTATGCCAATCGAGGTGTCTTTAAGGGGGCTGTCGAGAAGGCGAAAAATGCGGGCTGTCGGCATCTCATAGTGAATTTGGAAAAGGTGCGATTCGTGGATAGCGCAGGACTCGGGCTGCTCGTGCTTGTTTCACAGAATTTAAAACTGATCCAGGCTCAGCTCAGTGTGCTGAAGCCGCAACTGTACGTGCGGGAGATTATGAGTCTCGCCAATATTCCGAAGATGATTCCCATCTACGAGAGCGAGGATGCGGTGATCACTGCGCGCGCGGCCTAG